A stretch of the Channa argus isolate prfri chromosome 9, Channa argus male v1.0, whole genome shotgun sequence genome encodes the following:
- the mphosph8 gene encoding M-phase phosphoprotein 8 isoform X2 — protein sequence MHEVKINPFKQACSFGEKRSFEGERSLIEERSSSDALRLNHSLDSARNEEGTPKIKVRTQQDLDGPKDGGGMQCCPGSTNTEQVTEREHENIKTCGKDITEFKNTICDSPTKQESRGMEGQKQTEECNLSDDTQGGSSSEIRLICDNSNPTTRAEGMQTEGNEKEEQKGRADKQVSPKEANDSRAEAENALAGHSDSTKEIAKRLIQHRRKPVEKKQPTRSSLRTCKKVLETKPSIMEEEKKELCKKHFCLYCKMAFTQLAKHLEKKHAEETDVAHAIHFPKGSKIRQTLLDQIRNKGDYEHNCQVLKSGKGEIVTKKMVKNSVSIRDFLPCQYCFTFYRKTDLWRHERSCKARKGDQKASEKTNHNRVHSAASGLLPMSEFLTGGCEEIIHIMHQDDISRHVRNDPLICKYGNALSAKYYHDKSQFAYIAQKMRELGRFVLAVNELDKSVKYLHEICLPTKFELAVEGAKRLSGFDPISSKFKTVSLVSKIGYSLKRAAEIAFGESRMTEDSETESEVKKFIHLLDTKWSQCFSRKALALSLKQEEKKVDVDESTVTEDLMKLHRFIIREEEEARKELKENPSLSTWKKLSEATLADVCLFNRGRVGNIGRMLLKTYTYKKSKGTFVPSADQVKRSTKLELDLGASFTRLELEGQYGRNMLVLLTERMVLSIDLLIENREQAGVSNTNPYLFARTEGPSFIRGLDCFRRAAMECGVKNPEALLSSSLREQIAICWQLMSLSERELDQVAKLVERSSQELYRLSQNPSELEEVSKQLLKMDRMLPASPAFTPRNGTVQKPALKRRPWSEKEQAAVKHYLSEFITGMKVPGKKECNACIAAEPDLVGRSWTDVKNYVHNTLQTIRRRNNQQKSEGNENAFARKTSKARNQTTKKDLEATNTICNLTTVRPEHLRESSNCCMTVTSPTTLRESSPFPQDMTSTYATLCSTSSDMVHTSQPLISSFTPLNAADTQVVPTFTPHNTTNTLIPPAYTSENNQILPMSPLYTQNATSMPPPSVYTPQDTTTSMIPSYSHLSAPSTSMVPTFTSLNAPVVPAFSPLTDRSMPIVSSFTPLNHSSTPAYLTDPPRPRTTAQVVPSIHGHSVPDRPLVVQESAPMSTAGREVTPAVKPQKRNKRLWSEVEQAAVRRQFGDFCKLVKVPGKKDCDACLAAEPALNSRTWREVKYFVHNSIQSMKRKGQTVASKQTRGQEPETQNSNTEWDGPVYLSL from the exons ATGCATGAAGTCAAGATCAATCCTTTTAAGCAG GCGTGTTCATTTGGTGAGAAGAGATCATTTGAAGGTGAGAGGAGCTTGATTGAAGAGAGAAGTTCAAGCGATGCTCTTAGGTTGAATCATAGTCTCGACAGTGCAAGAAATGAAGAGGGAacaccaaaaataaaagtgagaacCCAACAAGATTTGGATGGTCCAAAAGATGGGGGGGGAATGCAATGCTGTCCTGGCAGTACAAACACCGAGCAAGTGACAGAGAGGgaacatgaaaatattaaaacatgtggGAAGGATATAACTGAATTCAAAAACACTATTTGTGATTCACCTACCAAGCAGGAAAGTCGAGGAATGGAAGGCCAGAAGCAAACAGAAGAATGCAATTTGTCAGATGACACACAAGGTGGTTCATCAAGTGAAATACGTTTGATCTGTGATAATTCAAACCCTACCACAAGAGCAGAAGGGATGCAGACAGAGGGgaatgaaaaagaagaacaaaagggCAGAGCTGACAAACAAGTTTCACCAAAGGAAGCAAATGACTCAAGAGCTGAGGCAGAAAATGCATTGGCAGGTCACTCAGATAGTACAAAGGAGATTGCTAAAAGGCTAATTCAGCACCGCAGGAAACCTGTGGAGAAAAAACAACCTACACGATCAAGTCTAAGGACCTGCAAGAAAGTGCTTGAAACAAAACCTAGTAtaatggaggaggagaaaaaagagtTATGCAAAAAGCACTTCTGTTTATATTGCAAAATGGCTTTCACTCAACTTGCGAAGCATTTGgaaaagaaacatgcagaggAAACGGATGTTGCCCATGCAATACACTTTCCCAAAGGTTCCAAAATCAGACAGACTTTGCTTGACCAAATTCGCAATAAAGGAGATTATGAACATAATTGTCAAGTTCTCAAAAGTGGCAAAGGAGAAATTGTGACCAAGAAAATGGTGAAAAACAGCGTATCTATACGTGACTTTCTGCCCTGTCAATACTGCTTCACTTTTTACCGAAAAACGGATTTATGGAGACACGAGCGGTCATGTAAGGCCAGAAAAGGAGATCAGAAAGCTTCTGAAAAGACAAACCACAACAGGGTCCACAGTGCTGCCTCTGGACTGCTTCCAATGTCAGAATTTTTAACCGGAGGCTGCGAGGAAATAATCCATATTATGCATCAAGATGACATTTCGAGGCATGTCAGAAATGACCCACTTATTTGTAAATATGGCAATGCATTATCTGCTAAGTATTACCATGACAAGTCTCAGTTTGCTTACATTGCTCAAAAGATGAGGGAACTAGGTAGATTTGTACTCGCTGTAAATGAGCTTGACAAAAGTGTTAAGTATTTACATGAAATCTGTCTGCCAACCAAATTTGAATTAGCTGTTGAAGGGGCAAAGAGGCTTAGTGGGTTTGACCCCATTTCCAGTAAGTTCAAAACAGTGTCTCTTGTCTCAAAGATTGGCTACTCTTTGAAACGAGCTGCAGAAATAGCTTTCGGGGAAAGTCGCATGACAGAAGACAGTGAAACAGAAAGTGAAGTGAAGAAGTTCATACATCTTCTTGACACAAAATGGAGTCAGTGTTTTTCTCGCAAAGCTCTTGCATTATCTCTTaagcaagaagaaaagaaagtggaCGTAGACGAATCAACTGTTACAGAAGATTTGATGAAACTCCACAGGTTTATTATTagggaagaagaggaagccAGGAAGGAGCTGAAGGAAAATCCTAGTTTGTCAACATGGAAAAAGCTCAGTGAGGCCACTCTAGCAGATGTGTGTCTGTTCAACAGAGGAAGGGTAGGAAATATTGGTAGAATGCTCTTGAAAACTTACACTTACAAAAAGAGTAAAGGTACATTTGTACCCTCGGCTGATCAAGTAAAGAGAAGCACAAAATTGGAGCTGGACCTTGGTGCCAGTTTCACCAGGTTGGAACTAGAAGGTCAGTATGGAAGAAACATGCTGGTTCTGCTAACTGAAAGGATGGTGTTGTCAATTGACTTGCTCATTGAAAATCGAGAGCAGGCAGGTGTGTCAAATACCAACCCATACCTGTTTGCACGGACTGAAGGTCCATCCTTCATCAGAGGATTGGATTGTTTCCGAAGGGCTGCAATGGAGTGTGGGGTTAAAAACCCAGAAGCACTTCTGTCCTCATCATTAAGAGAGCAAATAGCCATCTGCTGGCAGCTAATGAGCCTTAGTGAACGTGAATTGGATCAAGTGGCCAAGTTGGTGGAAAGGAGCAGTCAGGAGCTTTACAGGCTCTCACAAAATCCATCAGAGCTGGAGGAAGTGAGCAAACAACTGCTTAAGATGGATCGAATGCTGCCAGCAAGTCCAGCCTTCACTCCAAGAAATG GAACTGTACAAAAGCCTGCTTTAAAGAGAAGACCTTGGAGTGAAAAGGAGCAGGCTGCAGTAAAGCATTACTTGAGTGAATTTATCACAGGGATGAAAGTTCCCGGCAAAAAGGAGTGCAATGCATGCATAGCTGCTGAACCCGATCTTGTTGGTAGATCTTGGACGGATGTCAAAAACTATGTACACAACACACTACAGACAATACGGAGAAGAAATAACCAGCAGAAGTCTGAAGGCAATGAAAATGCCTTCGCTCGAAAGACTTCAAAAGCTAGAAATCAAACAACCAAGAAAGATTTGGAAGCCACAAATACTATCTGTAATTTGACAACAGTGCGTCCAGAGCACCTGCGAGAGAGTTCAAATTGTTGTATGACAGTAACCTCACCAACCACCTTGAGAGAATCATCACCATTCCCCCAAGACATGACTTCAACTTATGCAACCTTGTGTTCCACTAGTTCAGATATGGTCCATACAAGTCAACCGCTGATATCTTCTTTCACACCACTGAATGCTGCTGATACACAAGTGGTCCCTACATTTACTCCACACAACACTACAAATACGCTAATCCCTCCGGCATACACATCAGAGAACAACCAAATTCTGCCCATGTCTCCGTTGTATACCCAGAATGCTACAAGTATGCCTCCCCCATCTGTGTATACACCCCAGGACACAACAACTTCAATGATTCCTTCTTATAGCCACCTTAGTGCTCCAAGTACCTCTATGGTTCCTACATTTACGTCATTGAACGCTCCAGTAGTCCCCGCGTTCTCGCCTCTAACTGACCGAAGTATGCCTATTGTTTCCTCATTCACACCTCTGAACCATTCAAGTACTCCAGCATACCTCACAGACCCACCAAGGCCACGTACAACAGCGCAAGTGGTCCCATCAATCCATGGACACAGCGTCCCTGACAGACCACTAGTGGTACAGGAAAGTGCACCAATGTCCACCGCAGGAAGAGAAGTCACTCCCGCTGTCAAGCCTCAAAAACGAAACAAGCGATTATGGAGTGAGGTAGAACAGGCAGCGGTAAGGCGTCAGTTTGGAGACTTCTGTAAACTTGTCAAAGTGCCAGGCAAAAAGGATTGTGATGCGTGTTTAGCTGCTGAACCTGCCTTGAACAGCAGGACATGGAGAGAAGTAAAGTATTTTGTACATAACTCTATTCAGtcaatgaaaagaaaaggacaaacagtGGCCTCCAAACAAACCAGAGGACAGGAACCAGAGACTCAAAATTCAAACACAGAGTGGGACGGCCCCGTTTATTTGTCCCTGTAA